From Microbacterium croceum, a single genomic window includes:
- a CDS encoding catalase: protein MTNPATNQPATTTQTGTPVASDAHSLTVGADGPTVLHDRYLVEKLASFNRERVPERNPHAKGGGAFGEFVVTEDVSAYTRAAVFQPGATSETLLRFSSVAGEQGSPDTWRDVRGFALRFYTSEGNLDIVGNNTPTFFLRDAMKFPDFIHSQKRLGDSGLRDADMQWDFWTLSPETAHQVTYLMGDRGLPRSWRHMNGYGSHTYQWINAEGERFWVQYHFLSKQGVEEMGADEAQQLAGSDADYYRRDLFDAIDRGEHPSWDVYVQVMPYDEAKDYRFNPFDLTKTWSKKDYPRIKVGTFTLNRNPQNFFAEIEQAAFSPGNQVPGTGISPDKMLMARVFAYSDAQRYRIGANYNQLPVNQAHAAETRNYMHEGQMQYRHNDAAHRVYTPHSFGPAGGPVADPVAGVEASWESDGELMRAAATLHLDDDDFGQAGTLYRTVFDDAQRARFLETLTGQGRSITIDAIRERFFQYWTNVDATLGEALRREV, encoded by the coding sequence ATGACGAATCCTGCCACCAACCAGCCCGCCACGACGACGCAGACCGGCACCCCGGTCGCCAGCGACGCCCACTCGCTCACCGTCGGAGCCGACGGCCCCACCGTGCTCCACGACCGCTATCTGGTCGAGAAGCTCGCCTCGTTCAACCGCGAGCGGGTGCCGGAGCGCAACCCGCACGCCAAGGGCGGCGGCGCGTTCGGAGAGTTCGTCGTGACCGAAGACGTCTCGGCGTACACCCGCGCCGCGGTGTTCCAGCCCGGCGCCACCAGCGAGACCCTGCTGCGGTTCTCGTCTGTGGCCGGTGAGCAGGGCTCCCCCGACACCTGGCGCGACGTGCGCGGCTTCGCGCTGCGCTTCTACACGTCGGAGGGCAACCTCGACATCGTCGGCAACAACACCCCGACGTTCTTCCTGCGCGACGCCATGAAGTTCCCCGACTTCATCCACTCGCAGAAGCGCCTCGGCGACTCCGGCCTGCGCGACGCCGACATGCAGTGGGACTTCTGGACCCTCTCGCCCGAGACTGCGCACCAGGTGACGTACCTCATGGGCGACCGCGGACTGCCCCGCAGCTGGCGCCACATGAACGGCTACGGTTCGCACACCTACCAGTGGATCAATGCCGAGGGTGAGCGCTTCTGGGTGCAGTACCACTTCCTGTCGAAGCAGGGCGTGGAGGAGATGGGCGCCGACGAGGCGCAGCAGCTCGCCGGATCGGATGCCGACTACTACCGCCGCGACCTGTTCGACGCGATCGACCGCGGCGAGCACCCCTCGTGGGACGTGTACGTGCAGGTGATGCCCTACGACGAGGCGAAGGACTACCGGTTCAACCCGTTCGACCTGACCAAGACCTGGTCGAAGAAGGACTACCCGCGCATCAAGGTCGGCACATTCACGCTGAACCGCAACCCGCAGAACTTCTTCGCCGAGATCGAGCAGGCCGCGTTCTCGCCGGGGAACCAGGTGCCCGGCACCGGCATCTCGCCCGACAAGATGCTCATGGCGCGCGTGTTCGCGTACTCCGACGCGCAGCGCTACCGCATCGGGGCGAACTACAACCAGCTGCCCGTGAACCAGGCGCACGCCGCCGAGACGCGCAACTACATGCACGAAGGGCAGATGCAGTACCGGCACAACGATGCCGCGCACCGCGTCTACACGCCGCACTCCTTCGGCCCGGCCGGTGGCCCGGTGGCCGACCCGGTCGCGGGTGTCGAGGCGAGCTGGGAGTCCGACGGCGAGCTGATGCGCGCTGCCGCGACCCTGCACCTGGACGACGACGACTTCGGTCAGGCGGGCACGCTCTACCGCACGGTCTTCGACGATGCACAGC